The region CCACCGCGCCCTGGGCTAGCCGAaaaagctcggccttgctaagacctGGCAAATTACACACCGAATTCAATGTTCAGAGTCGGTGTAAGCAAGTATATGTTGTTGGAATTACTGAGGAATAACCTCTGATCGATGGGTACTGTTTCTAGGAGAAATGCGCGCGTACCGAAGGTAGATGCGACGAGGTAATACTCGTCTGAGAGgtgttgaaatatgagatgggcctagaaCCCATataacaatttcagatttgatctttaagggcccatgtaggtggcatgacaaggtggtggaaagtttagtcccaccatgctagtgcaaggaaagttggagtggtttataagagtggctcttctacatgctattgaagcttgagaagagaagaggccctcgtgcgctcctcctccgccgctgcccgcctcgcctcgcctcgcctcgcgctCACACCTATGCGTTTATTTTTGCCAGTTACTAACGGAGAGGTTCTGACAGCAGGGCCACGATctaagacgtcggatcgtgggctgtcacggactcggacgtgggtcaagcccacgtctctccacgcggctgcgtctatataagtgtgttgtgtcccctaaccctagccgccacgaacagatcacatctgctcacgtgcacgcccaccgtcgttgctttgctgctgctgccgccggtgactccatcccgtccgccgcgtacacggtcgacggaagagcaggtctccgaaaccacgcccttctggttcctgtacagggtgaggggcgaataggtttttgggcagcgattacgcgactgctcgcttccgattgtctacttcctctacgtccgcgtcgccttcatcatcaccatgtccaccgatcccgaccgtgccgccgccgagaaagctgaagccgacaagaaggccgccgaggacgccgctgctgccaccaaagccgcggcctctgcatggcctactggagggtataactcgtttatcccactcctgattaatttcatattagcagtactagcagtatgtgtagatttgtctactgtttgcttagtacgtgcatgtttagatcaaagtcagtacgtcatcaacttagtcaatgccatgctagtgatttactcgtggattaatttaatcgagaaattacctatttactcaacaatccaaaaacctattatgtgtaggaatttttcggcaagtggctttgccacaacactgaaaccggataagtttaccggtacgtattttaagcgttggcagacaaagaccactttatggctcacggctatgaacgtgttctgggtcaccggtgtgtccacgggaacgattgctcctgaacaggagaaggcgttcagggaggcaaccactgtgtttctcggagcagttcttagcgtgatcggagataaactggtcgacgcatatttacatgtgcatgtcgccaaggacttgtgggaggcgctcgaatctaagttcggcgccgccgatgcagggagcgagatgtatattatagagcagttccacgattacaagatggttgagaaccgtcctgtactagagcaggctcatgagataatatgcattgttaaggagcttgagcttctgaagtgcgagttaccgggcaagtttgtcgcgggctgcataatcgctaagctccccaattcctggaggaattttgccaccactctgaaacatcagaggcgtgaattctctgtggaggatgtcattgaccatctgagtgttgagcagaattcgagggcaaaggactcgcacggaaaaggggccgaagggacttctgttgccaacatggtgaaccagagaaacttcaactcccacaagttcaagggaaagaacggtgtccaacagaataccgacttcaagaagaggggtaagaagaccttcaagaagaacacgaaggatgagggctgctttacttgtggttcgactgaacattgggccaacaagtgcccaaacaagtttaagaagtcaggacaggactccaagtctgtcaacatgattgtgggcaacaatgagaatggtgcatctgggtacggtaatttatttaccgttttttcagtgtttcagcctaccgattggttggtggatacaggtgcaggtgttcatgtgtgtgctgacatttcattgttctcttcttaccaggtcacaggccacgggtccgtattgatggggaatagcgcgagtgcttctgttcatggtgttggcacggtcgatctgaagtttacttcgggaaggatcgtgcagctgaagaacgtgcagtatgtccccgccatcaagaagaacctcgatagtggctcccttctatgtagagaagggtttaagttggtattcgagtataataaattagttgttactaagtatggactatttgttggaaaagattatgagagcggagggatgtttcgcctttccctcgcagatttctgtaataaagtcgtgaaccatattcattcgagtgttaatgaatctgaggtttggcattcacgtctttgtcacataagtttcggtgttatgacgcggctagctaagttggatttaatcccgagtttcactttagccaaaggttctaagtgcctgtcatgtgtgcaagctaagcaacctcgccagcctcacaaggctgcggaggagagacacttggcaccattagaactcatacattctgatctttgtgagatgaacggtgtactgactaaaggtggaaagaaatacttcatgacattgatagatgattccactaggtattgctatgtgtatctgttaaatactaaagatgaggctctacactactttaaaatctataaggcagaagttgagaatcaacttgaaaagaaaattaaacgattccgttcagatcgtggtggaagtacttctcgagtgagtttgattccttctgtgcggaacacagcattattcatgagaggacgcctccctattcaccccagtcaaacggggttgccgagcggaaaaaccgtactctaacggatctggttaacgccatgttagatacgtcgggtttatccaaggcatggtggggggaggctatattgacggcatgtcatgtcctgaataaagttccgataaaggataatgagatcactccctatgagagatGAGAAaatagaaggacaacactctcgtacttgcgtacttggggctgtttggcgaaagtcaacgtgccgatccccaaaaagcgtaagcttggacccaagactgtggactgcgttaatttgggctacgctaagaacatcgttggctatagatttctagtagtgaaatctgagttacctgaccagaaggtcggtacaatcatagagtctaaggatgctacattctttgaggatattttttctatgagagatatgcaaagcacttctagacaggaatctgaggagactcctgagcctgccattcctatggaatattatgaacaaacacatgatgaaaatcccgaggaggatgacgaggaaacccttggtaggggcaagagacaaaggactgcaaagacctttggtgatgatttcttcgtgtacctcgtggatgatactcccacttctatctcagaagcgtatgcctctccagaagctgactactggaaggatgcggtccgtagcgagatggattccatcatggctaacgggacacgggagatcactgagcgtccctatggttgcaaaccattgggatgtaagtggttgttcaagaaaaagcttaggcccgatggtacgattgaaaagtacaaggccaggcttgtggccaaaggctatgaccagaaagaagaggaagatttctttgatacttattcacctgtggctagactgaccaccattcgagtattactctcgttggaggcctcacatggtcttctcgtccatcaaatggatgttaagacggcttttctgaatggagagctaaatgaggaaatctacatgcaacaaccagatggctttgtgatagatggtcaggaaaggaaggtgtgtaagttactgaaatctttatatggcctgaagcaagcacctaagcaatggcatgataagttcaatacaactctgacatctgttggtttcgttgttaatgaggctgacaaatgtgtatactatcgccatggtgggggctaaggagttatactgtgcttgtatgttgatgacatactgatattcgtaacaaacctcaaagtcattgaggaggtcaaatcgtttctgtctcagaactttgagatgaaggaccttggtgtggctgatgttatcttgaacatcaagctactgagagataatgagggtgggatcacacttctgcaatcccattatgttgagaaggtgttgagtcgttttggatattcggactgcacaccatctcaaacaccatatgatcctagcgtgttgattcgaaagtctaaaggcatggctaaagatcaattgagatactctcaaatcattggttcactgatgtacctagcgagcgcaacgaggcctgacatcgcgtttgatgTGAGAAAACTGAgctggtttgtttccaaaccgggtgatgtacattggcatgctgttgaaagagttatgcgctatctgaaaggtactatgaactatggacttcactataccggagacccgtcggtacttgaagggtatagtgatgcgaattggatctctgatgctgatgagatgaaggccacaactgggtatatgtttacttttggaggtggcgctgtttcctggaagtcttgcaagcaaacgatcttaacgagatcgacaatggaagcagaattaacagcattagacacttctggtgtagaagcaggatggcttcgagatcttttgatggacttgccactggttgataaaccggttccggctatccttatgaactgtgacaatcagactgtcatcaccaaggtgaagagttcaaaggacaacataaagtccaacaaacacataagaatgagattaaaagctgtcagaaaattaagaaactccggagtgatagcgctggactatgtccatacggctaagaatctggcagatccctttacgaaagggctatcacgtgtagtgatagatagtgcatcgagggagatgggtatgagacccacatgagttgccatggtggtaacccaacctatgtgatcggagatcccgtgaagtaggacctgggaaacaagccagtggtgaactgaggagagtaactttactaacccactccgttggagatgcaatactctcggaaaccgtatggaaggatgactattgtcttaatgtgttccaaggcttatatgtataagcaagatgctatcctacagagcaatctttggaggaacacacctacgtgagcccgactgctagtcacagtctatgagattgggatgatctctagtaagctcatgaatagcccaggagtgtgacttatatgctccacccgaggggtcagccttcggcagcccagtactagtaagacatgtggtgaaacttctttacgccaaactaacaattcaaggcatagtccattgttcagttgtgaaggagcgtagctacttgctctaggtgaagctcaaccttaacaggtcttcactgaaacgCTAGTATATCAAAAtagcgtttggaacaaaggacaaagtgggcccctgagatctggtgggggattgttaaaatgtgagatgggcctagagcccatataacaatttcagatttgatctctaagggcccatgtaggtggcatgacaaggtggtgggaagtttagtcccaccatgctagtggaaggaaagttggagtggtttataagggtggctcttctacatgctattggagcttgagaagagaagaggccctcgcgcgctcctcctccgccgcccgcctcgcctcgacgcgacgcgacgcgggaatgagccgagccgagctcacacctatgcgcttatttttgccagtctctccacgcggctgcgtctatataagtgtgtTGTGTTCCTTAAGCCTAGCCGTCACGAACAGATCATATCTGCTCACGcacacgcccaccgtcgttcctttgctgatgctgccgccggtgactccatccggtccgccgcgtacacggtcgacgggagagcaggtctccgaaaccacgcccttctggttcctgtacggggtgaggggcgaataggtttttgggcagcgattatgcgactgctcgcttccgatcgtctacttcctctacgtccgcatcgccttcatcatcaccatgtccaccgaccccgaccgtgccgccgccgagaaagctgaagccgacaagaaggccgccgaggatgccgctgctgccaccaaagccacgGCCTCTGCATGCCCTACtgaagggtataactcgtttatcccgctcctgattaatttcatattagcagtactagcagtatgtgtagatttgtctactgtttgcttagtacgtgcatgtttagatcaaagtcagtacgtcatcaacttagtcaatgccatgctagtgatttactcgtggattaatttaatcgagaaattgcctatttactcaacaagagGCTCGTCGAAAAGAGGCCAAAATCGTCGGTGCATATCGACAGGGGGTGTTTCGCGTTGTAGAGGTCAGCTGCACAAATTCAGAAACTCGGAGCATTAAGATGCTTGCTGTTTTTTTTTGTCAAGGATTTTGGGTTGTACAGACCAAAGTGATGAAGCTCAAGAGAAGGGGTGCCTCCGGTCATAACATTGGAGGTTAAACATATCTCCACCTGCAGAATTTCGTCTTGGAAGTTAGGTAAGCATGGCTGAGATAGAATAGCTACAAATGATGAAAGGCGAGGAACAGAAATAAGGTCACCGGGATCACTGATGACTTGAGCTTCTTCCACTCTTCGTCGTCCAGGCAGCAGACATCACCCAGCCTTTGAGGGCAGAAGTCCAGCATTGCTTGGATCTCCTTCCTGTTTGGTACCTGTTGTTCACTAGTAATATTTACTAGGGCAGAAGTACCGTTTGCAAATCTTTACATACATTTTCATACCTCACCACAGTGAATTGTGGTGGGGATTCCCAGCTCTTTAGCATGTTCTAGAGCAGGCAGGTATGTCTCCCTTCACAAATTTTGAAAATATTAGCACATAAATAGTTAACATGTTTTCATTTAGTTCGAGCCAGATATAAAATATTTCTTACCATTCCCCTACAACTGGATTGCCAGAGAGATCAATGCCAATTACACCCTGGTCCTTCATTTCCATGGCTAAATTAACCTGATGAAAGGAAGTAAACTATTAAATATGTTCCAAGATTTGTTGAGAGTATAGGCTAAAGTGGAAGATCAACATACAGTATCCAATGCAGCAGAAGTTGTCTCATGACGGTCAATACTCAGAAGGAGCCTAACATATATCTTCTTTCTCTTTGCGTCGCCACCCAAATCACTCATTGGTGTACAACTTAATTTTTCATCGTTTAGAACAACATCAACGTCTTTGACAGACTTAAGACCTTTTACAACAGCATTCATGTAGGATCGCTTGGTTATCCCCTTGGCTTCATTATTCTAGGCGGTGAGAGCAAAAGAGACACAAAACTAGTCACATTGCGCACAGACTTGTAGAATTGTGAACTAATATGAAAAAGAATCCAAAAGTAGCACCTTAGGTGTCGTCCTTATTTCTAAATACACAACATTCTCAGCAGCAAAATCTCCCACACCCTGCTAGTTTTGTCTGAACAATTAACTGAAGAAATGTTGTGTAGAACAATGTGAAATAACGCAAATAACGATTAACATGCCTCCTTGGCGATTCTTGTTACTGTATCGTGGTCAGTTGTAAGTATATGAAACAAATCAAAGAGCCTAACACACTCTGGGAGAGATCTGTCACCTGTTGAAAATTTAAAACCAGAGTTAATAAGCAGACATGGAATTCAAGCCATACAAATAATACAATTGCAAACAGAGAAATATAAGTACACaatttcaaagatgttcatatttgGTTCATAGCATGTTTTGATATGAATTATGGGTAGGTAACAACATTAGAAAACGGCATGGAAATGGTCTACTTACTCTTCTTGATCACATCCTTAACATCTTCAAAGACAATGACTCCTTTGTCACCTAGTTCTTTTGCTAGT is a window of Triticum dicoccoides isolate Atlit2015 ecotype Zavitan chromosome 2B, WEW_v2.0, whole genome shotgun sequence DNA encoding:
- the LOC119360670 gene encoding N6-mAMP deaminase-like codes for the protein MGTQTSEAGKEMREWCVALPKVELHAHLNGSVRNSPSCQELAKELGDKGVIVFEDVKDVIKKSLKSVKDVDVVLNDEKLSCTPMSDLGGDAKRKKIYVRLLLSIDRHETTSAALDTVNLAMEMKDQGVIGIDLSGNPVVGEWETYLPALEHAKELGIPTTIHCGEVSEQQVPNRKEIQAMLDFCPQRLADLYNAKHPLSICTDDFGLFSTSLLLNEYYLVASTFGLSKAELFRLAQGAVEFVFAGDEVKSLIPSLVAPAYDREGTLATTAGTLPSRLLHCGRPSPAVASTGGGGGASVGVGFPSYAQVRDALAGGCS